The Vulpes lagopus strain Blue_001 chromosome 14, ASM1834538v1, whole genome shotgun sequence genome window below encodes:
- the RITA1 gene encoding RBPJ-interacting and tubulin-associated protein 1, translating to MCSMKTPVELAVNGMQTLRLQHHCQGSYRVKARPSYVDETLFGSPAGTRPTPPDFDPPWVEKASRTSGVGTGASQASGAKGSCETTSSRGNTPTLTPRKKNKYRLISHVPSYCDESLFGSRPEGTSWEGPWMAKGDAAKLHALFWTPPATPRGSHSSRSRETPLRAIHPAGPLKAEPKVAADSRKLSMAGLDSPHPLRRERSHSLTHLNAPSAGRPPASTLHTNGPRDSRPSPSGVTFQSPRVTPRARSIRDSVPAAPQRGGAATQKPKPPWK from the exons ATGTGCAGCATGAAGACCCCCGTGGAGCTGGCAGTCAATGGGATGCAGACCCTCCGCCTTCAGCACCATTGCCAGGGCAGCTACCGGGTCAAGGCCAGGCCATCATATGTGGATGAGACATTGTTTGGCAGCCCTGCGGGTACCCGGCCCACACCACCAGACTTCGACCCACCCTGGGTGGAGAAGGCCAGCAGAACCAGTGGAGTGGGCACAGGGGCATCACAGGCCTcaggggccaaaggcagctgtgaGACCACCTCCTCCAGGGGCAACACTCCCACCCTCACACCAAGGAAGAAGAACAAATACAG ATTGATCAGCCACGTTCCTTCTTACTGTGATGAGTCACTGTTTGGCTCCCGACCAGAGGGCACTAGCTGGGAGGGCCCATGGATGGCAAAGGGTGATGCTGCTAAACTCCATGCCCTCTTCTGGACACCTCCAGCCACCCCCAGGGGCAGCCACTCATCCCGCTCCCGGGAGACCCCGCTGCGAGCCATTCACCCAGCTGGTCCCTTGAAGGCAGAGCCCAAGGTGGCAGCAGACTCCCGGAAGCTGTCTATGGCTGGGTTGGACTCTCCGCACCCTCTGAGGCGGGAACGTTCCCATTCCCTCACACACCTGAATGCCCCCAGCGCTGGTCGCCCACCCGCCAGCACCCTCCACACCAATGGGCCTCGGGATTCCCGGCCTTCCCCCTCAGGGGTGACCTTCCAGAGCCCCCGAGTGACTCCTAGGGCCCGCTCCATTCGTGATTCAGTGCCAGCTGCCCCCCAACGGGGTGGGGCGGCCACCCAGAAACCAAAGCCCCCTTGGAAATGA
- the DDX54 gene encoding ATP-dependent RNA helicase DDX54: protein MAAGARVAAGPRSRAPMAQWRKKKGLRRRRGAASQPRSSDSEDGEFEIQADDDTRAQKLGPGRPLPAFPTSECTSDVEPDTREMVRAQNKKKKKSGGFQSMGLSYPVFKGIMKKGYKVPTPIQRKTIPVILDGKDVVAMARTGSGKTACFLIPMFERLKTHSAQTGARALILSPTRELALQTMKFTKELGKFTGLRTALILGGDKMEDQFAALHENPDIIIATPGRLVHVAVEMNLKLQSVEYVVFDEADRLFEMGFAEQLQEIIGRLPGGHQTVLFSATLPKLLVEFARAGLTEPVLIRLDVDAKLNEQLKTSFFLVREDTKAAVLLHLLRSVVRPQDQTVVFVATKHHAEYLSELLTTQGVSCTHIYSALDQTARKINLAKFTHNKCSALIVTDLAARGLDIPLLDNVINYSFPAKGKLFLHRVGRVARAGRSGTAYSLVAPDEVPYLLDLHLFLGRALTPARPHEGSLGVDGVLGRVPQSVVDDEESGLQSILTSSLELGGLSRVADNAQQQYVRSRPAPSPESIKRAKELDLTGLGLHPLFSSRFEEKELQRLKLVDSIKNYRSRATIFEISASSRDLSSQVMRAKRQKDHKAIASFQEGRRGRQEDTAGPAPGCPAPQEEKPEEEEEEEEEEEEAAGKSIEDVFTEVMGRKRQQPGPEGGAKRRREEARHRDLEFYVPYRPKDFDSERGLSISGDGGAFEQQVAGAVLDLMGDEAQNLTRGRQQLKWDRKKKRFVGQSGQEDKKKIKTESGRYISSSYKRDLYQKWKQKQKIDDRDSEEEGTSHQRGPERRGGKRGRGQGAAQPRSPGAPAGRVRSELKTKQQILKQRRRAQKLRFLQRGGLKQLSARNRRRAQELQRGAFGRGAPSKKGKMRKRM from the exons ATGGCGGCCGGCGCGCGCGTGGCGGCCGGACCTCGGTCCCGCGCTCCCATGGCCcagtggaggaagaagaaggggcTGCGGAGGCGCCGAGGCGCGGCCTCCCAGCCCCGCAGCAGCGACTCGGAGGACGGCGAGTTTGAGATCCAAGCGGACGATGACACCCGGGCCCAGAAG CTGGGGCCTGGCAGACCCCTGCCCGCCTTCCCCACCTCAGAATGCACCTCCGACGTGGAGCCGGACACACGGGAGATGGTGCGAGCccagaacaagaagaagaagaagtccgGAGGCTTCCAGTCCATGG GCTTGAGCTACCCAGTGTTCAAGGGCATCATGAAGAAAGGCTACAAGGTGCCAACACCCATCCAGAGAAAG ACCATTCCCGTGATCCTGGATGGCAAGGACGTGGTGGCTATGGCCCGGACTGGCAGTGGCAAGACAGCCTGCTTCCTCATCCCAATGTTCGAGCGCCTCAAGACCCACAGCGCCCAGACTGGGGCCCGTGCCCTCATCCTCTCGCCCACCCGAGAGCTGGCCCTGCAGACCATGAAGTTCACCAAGGAG CTTGGCAAGTTCACAGGCCTCAGGACTGCCCTGATCCTGGGAGGAGACAA GATGGAAGACCAGTTTGCAGCCCTGCATGAAAATCCTGACAT AATCATTGCCACTCCAGGGCGTCTGGTGCACGTGGCTGTGGAGATGAACCTGAAGCTGCAGAGTGTGGAGTACGTGGTATTCGATGAGGCAGACAG GCTCTTTGAGATGGGGTTTGCGGAGCAGCTGCAGGAGATCATCGGCCGCCTCCCCGGGGGCCACCAGACGGTCCTGTTCTCTGCCACACTGCCCAAACTGCTTGTGGAGTTTGCCCGGGCAG GCCTCACGGAGCCCGTACTCATCCGGCTCGATGTGGATGCCAAACTCAATGAGCAGCTCAAG ACCTCCTTCTTCCTTGTGCGCGAGGACACCAAGGCTGCTGTGCTGCTCCACCTGCTGCGCTCCGTGGTGCGGCCCCAAGACCAGACGGTGGTGTTTGTGGCCACGAAGCACCATGCCGAGTACCTCAGCGAG CTGCTGACGACCCAGGGCGTGAGCTGCACCCACATCTACAGTGCCCTGGACCAGACGGCCCGCAAGATCAACCTCGCCAAGTTCACCCACAACAAGTGCTCTGCCCTCATCGTGACAGACCTGGCGGCCCGTGGCCTGGACATCCCGCTCCTGGACAATGTCATCAACTACAGCTTTCCTGCCAAGGGCAAACTCTTCCTGCACCGTGTGG GCCGCGTGGCGCGGGCCGGCCGAAGCGGCACAGCCTACTCCTTGGTGGCCCCAGACGAGGTCCCCTATCTGCTGGACCTGCACCTGTTCCTCGGCCGTGCCCTCACTCCTGCCCGCCCCCATGAGGGTTCCTTAG GTGTGGATGGTGTGCTGGGCCGCGTGCCACAGAGCGTGGTGGATGATGAGGAGAGTGGCCTACAGAGCATCCTGACGTCATCGCTGGAGCTGGGGGGCCTGAGCCGGGTGGCTGACAATGCCCAGCAGCAGTATGTGCGCTCCCGGCCTGCGCCCTCGCCTGAGTCCATCAAGAGGGCCAAGGAGCTGGACCTCACAGGGCTGGGCCTCCACCCCCTCTTCA gctcACGCTTTGAGGAGAAGGAGCTGCAGCGGCTGAAGCTGGTGGACAGCATCAAGAACTACCGCTCGCGGGCG ACCATCTTTGAGATCAGCGCCTCCAGTCGGGACCTGAGCAGCCAGGTGATGCGTGCTAAGCGGCAGAAGGACCACAAGGCCATCGCCAGTTTCCAGGAGGGACGACGAGGGCGACAGGAGGACACagctggcccagccccaggctgcccagcaccCCAGGAAGAGAagcccgaggaggaggaggaggaggaggaggaggaggaggaggcagcaggaaaGAGTATAGAG GATGTCTTCACTGAGGTCATGGGCCGGAAGCGGCAACAGCCAGGACCTGAAGGGGGAGCCAAGAGGCGGAGGGAGGAGGCCCGGCATCGGGACCTGGAGTTCTATGTCCCCTACCGGCCCAAGGACTTTGACAGCGAGCGGGG CCTGAGCATCAGTGGGGATGGGGGCGCATTTGAGCAGCAGGTGGCTGGCGCCGTCCTGGACCTGATGGGGGACGAAGCCCAGAACCTGACAAGGGGCCGGCAGCAGCTCAAGTG GGACCGGAAGAAGAAGCGGTTTGTGGGACAGTCAGGAcaggaagacaagaaaaagatcAAGACAGAGAGTGGGCGCTACATCAGCAGCTCCTACAAACGGGACCT CTACCAGAAgtggaaacagaaacagaaaattgaTGATCGTGactcagaagaggaaggaacatcCCACCAGCGAGGCCCAGAGCGAAGAGGTGGGAAGCGGGGCAGAGGCCAAG GTGcagcccagccccgcagcccaggtgcccctgcaggcCGCGTGCGCTCAGAGCTCAAGACCAAGCAGCAGATTCTGAAACAGCGGCGCCGCGCGCAGAAGTTGCGCTTCCTGCAGCGTGGGGGCCTGAAGCAACTCTCTGCCCGCAACCGGCGCCGTGCCCAGGAGCTGCAGCGGGGCGCCTTTGGCCGGGGCGCCCCCTCCAAGAAGGGCAAGATGAGGAAGAGGATGTGA
- the CFAP73 gene encoding cilia- and flagella-associated protein 73 isoform X2, protein MEQLQFQRVPELVARFEGLADMQVALRLTERQRLEELEEARGRLQQLRDAWQDEESKWIQIQNTAAAKTLLLGRTRMAALNLFQLVCQHKRQPPALDIEDTEGQLEQVKLFILDRSSMLTSFRRAQASLDPAGKLR, encoded by the exons ATGGAACAATTGCAG TTCCAGAGGGTTCCCGAGCTGGTGGCTCGCTTTGAAGGCCTGGCTGATATGCAGGTGGCACTGAGACTCACAGAGCGCCAGCGgctggaggagctggaggaggcccGTGGGCGGCTGCAGCAGCTGCGGGACGCCTGGCAGGATGAG GAATCCAAGTGGATTCAGATCCAGAACACAGCGGCAGCAAAGACCCTTCTCCTGGGACGCACTAGAATGGCAGCGCTCAACCTCTTCCAGCTAGTGTGTCAGCACAAGAGGCAGCCACCTGCCCTGGACATTGAGGACACCGAAGGGCAGCTGGAGCAG GTGAAGCTGTTCATACTGGACCGGTCCTCCATGCTGACCAGTTTTCGTCGGGCCCAGGCCAGCCTTGACCCAG CTGGGAAGCTGCGTTAA
- the CFAP73 gene encoding cilia- and flagella-associated protein 73 isoform X1 codes for MEQLQFQRVPELVARFEGLADMQVALRLTERQRLEELEEARGRLQQLRDAWQDEVLRQSQQRVQLLERLEAARERTLCWESKWIQIQNTAAAKTLLLGRTRMAALNLFQLVCQHKRQPPALDIEDTEGQLEQVKLFILDRSSMLTSFRRAQASLDPAGKLR; via the exons ATGGAACAATTGCAG TTCCAGAGGGTTCCCGAGCTGGTGGCTCGCTTTGAAGGCCTGGCTGATATGCAGGTGGCACTGAGACTCACAGAGCGCCAGCGgctggaggagctggaggaggcccGTGGGCGGCTGCAGCAGCTGCGGGACGCCTGGCAGGATGAGGTGCTTAGGCAGAGCCAGCAGCGAGTGCAGCTGCTGGAGCGCCTGGAGGCTGCGAGGGAGCGCACACTGTGCTGG GAATCCAAGTGGATTCAGATCCAGAACACAGCGGCAGCAAAGACCCTTCTCCTGGGACGCACTAGAATGGCAGCGCTCAACCTCTTCCAGCTAGTGTGTCAGCACAAGAGGCAGCCACCTGCCCTGGACATTGAGGACACCGAAGGGCAGCTGGAGCAG GTGAAGCTGTTCATACTGGACCGGTCCTCCATGCTGACCAGTTTTCGTCGGGCCCAGGCCAGCCTTGACCCAG CTGGGAAGCTGCGTTAA
- the LOC121475331 gene encoding cilia- and flagella-associated protein 73-like, with the protein MQVLGPGEAVSPKSCGRSPPFHPPPQDTEARRSRALQRAAEERRRASRQEAEARRLRAQLEKLRREREELQHRLQRLEPCARLLGQVLELLPEVSALREAWGLGTTEQQRPAASGTALGVHCWSADCMPGTTTY; encoded by the coding sequence ATGCAAGTGTTGGGGCCCGGGGAAGCGGTGAGTCCCAAGTCGTGCGGGCGCTCGCCTCCTTTCCATCCGCCTCCCCAGGACACAGAGGCCCGGCGCAGCCGCGCACTGCAGAGGGCGGCAGAGGAGCGGCGGCGGGCGAGCCGCCAGGAGGCCGAGGCGCGACGGCTCCGGGCCCAGCTGGAGAAGCTGCGGCGGGAGCGCGAGGAGCTGCAGCACCGGCTGCAGCGCCTGGAGCCCTGCGCGCGCCTGCTGGGGCAAGTGCTAGAGCTGCTGCCCGAGGTGAGCGCCCTGCGGGAGGCTTGGGGCCTAGGCACCACCGAGCAGCAGCGTCCAGCAGCCTCTGGGACCGCTTTGGGTGTGCACTGCTGGAGCGCTGACTGTATGCCAGGAACCACCACTTATTGA